The Oreochromis niloticus isolate F11D_XX linkage group LG13, O_niloticus_UMD_NMBU, whole genome shotgun sequence genome has a window encoding:
- the sertad2b gene encoding SERTA domain-containing protein 2b isoform X1 translates to MRYMFGKGAKRKLDEDEEGLEGKTLEAPVAGGGLGVTPEGLSKVSYTLQRQTIFNISLMKLYSQRPLGEPSLERRVLINNMLRRIQDELKQEGSLRPLLLPPSPPPDDPMDEGFCEAPPSFGVLSAATSTQVSQPSALLMPAIAPPPSPHPMVPPNCQVSQACPGRLEACLAPLEACLTPASLLEEDGGDSAFCAVSPPTPPLSPPPVQPPISAPLSQAPPSVPVPVFSSSLSDLELGPPTAITRTAAANTTTMTTSPAPTPTTQPLPPTPTSSPRDCRTTGAKPEAAAVFLVEGRCAELRPMDTLPAVPPGGLVDVSSSPSCPPSSSSPFLSDLALDDVLFADIDTSMYDFDPCTTAGGGTASTGGLAKVSPVVTPDDLLKSLGAPYSGPAPQVSANQPFKIDLTELDHIMEVLVGS, encoded by the exons ATGCG ataTATGTTCGGTAAAGGTGCGAAGCGAAAGCTGGACGAGGATGAAGAGGGGCTGGAAGGCAAAACGCTGGAGGCGCCGGTGGCGGGAGGGGGGCTAGGCGTCACTCCAGAAGGTCTTTCGAAGGTGTCATACACCTTGCAGCGGCAGACCATCTTTAACATCTCTCTGATGAAGCTGTACAGCCAGCGGCCGCTGGGGGAGCCCAGCCTGGAGCGCCGTGTCCTCATCAACAACATGCTCCGCCGCATCCAGGATGAACTCAAGCAAGAGGGCTCCCTGCGGCCACTTCTCCTTCCGCCCTCGCCGCCACCCGACGACCCCATGGACGAAGGCTTCTGTGAGGCGCCGCCATCTTTCGGCGTTCTGTCAGCGGCAACGAGCACACAGGTATCCCAGCCTTCTGCACTGCTGATGCCAGCGATTGCTCCTCCGCCTTCACCCCACCCAATGGTGCCTCCCAACTGCCAGGTATCCCAAGCCTGCCCCGGCCGTCTGGAGGCCTGTCTCGCCCCTTTGGAGGCATGCCTCACTCCTGCCTCTTTACTGGAGGAGGATGGTGGAGATTCAGCCTTTTGCGCGGTATCTCCACCCACACCTCCGCTGTCACCACCCCCAGTGCAGCCTCCCATTTCAGCACCTCTGAGCCAGGCGCCCCCCTCTGTCCCTGTGCCtgtcttttcctcctctctgAGTGACTTGGAGTTGGGTCCTCCTACAGCCATAACAAGGACAGCAGCAGCTAATACTACGACCATGACTACCTCCCCAGCTCCCACACCAACCACCCAACCCCTCCCGCCTACACCCACCAGCTCACCCAGAGACTGCAGGACTACGGGTGCTAAACCAGAGGCAGCTGCCGTTTTCCTAGTGGAAGGCCGCTGTGCTGAGCTCCGGCCAATGGACACACTCCCTGCAGTGCCCCCCGGTGGCCTGGTAGACGTTTCCTCCTCTCCTTCTTGTCCCCCGTCCTCTTCCTCGCCCTTTCTCTCAGACTTGGCGTTGGATGATGTCCTGTTCGCCGACATTGACACATCCATGTATGACTTTGACCCTTGCACGACAGCAGGGGGTGGGACAGCAAGCACCGGCGGCCTCGCCAAAGTGTCGCCAGTAGTGACGCCGGACGACCTACTCAAATCGCTGGGGGCACCGTACAGCGGCCCCGCCCCCCAGGTTTCAGCCAATCAGCCTTTCAAAATTGATCTGACAGAACTGGACCACATCATGGAGGTGTTGGTGGGCTCCTGA
- the sertad2b gene encoding SERTA domain-containing protein 2b isoform X2, protein MFGKGAKRKLDEDEEGLEGKTLEAPVAGGGLGVTPEGLSKVSYTLQRQTIFNISLMKLYSQRPLGEPSLERRVLINNMLRRIQDELKQEGSLRPLLLPPSPPPDDPMDEGFCEAPPSFGVLSAATSTQVSQPSALLMPAIAPPPSPHPMVPPNCQVSQACPGRLEACLAPLEACLTPASLLEEDGGDSAFCAVSPPTPPLSPPPVQPPISAPLSQAPPSVPVPVFSSSLSDLELGPPTAITRTAAANTTTMTTSPAPTPTTQPLPPTPTSSPRDCRTTGAKPEAAAVFLVEGRCAELRPMDTLPAVPPGGLVDVSSSPSCPPSSSSPFLSDLALDDVLFADIDTSMYDFDPCTTAGGGTASTGGLAKVSPVVTPDDLLKSLGAPYSGPAPQVSANQPFKIDLTELDHIMEVLVGS, encoded by the coding sequence ATGTTCGGTAAAGGTGCGAAGCGAAAGCTGGACGAGGATGAAGAGGGGCTGGAAGGCAAAACGCTGGAGGCGCCGGTGGCGGGAGGGGGGCTAGGCGTCACTCCAGAAGGTCTTTCGAAGGTGTCATACACCTTGCAGCGGCAGACCATCTTTAACATCTCTCTGATGAAGCTGTACAGCCAGCGGCCGCTGGGGGAGCCCAGCCTGGAGCGCCGTGTCCTCATCAACAACATGCTCCGCCGCATCCAGGATGAACTCAAGCAAGAGGGCTCCCTGCGGCCACTTCTCCTTCCGCCCTCGCCGCCACCCGACGACCCCATGGACGAAGGCTTCTGTGAGGCGCCGCCATCTTTCGGCGTTCTGTCAGCGGCAACGAGCACACAGGTATCCCAGCCTTCTGCACTGCTGATGCCAGCGATTGCTCCTCCGCCTTCACCCCACCCAATGGTGCCTCCCAACTGCCAGGTATCCCAAGCCTGCCCCGGCCGTCTGGAGGCCTGTCTCGCCCCTTTGGAGGCATGCCTCACTCCTGCCTCTTTACTGGAGGAGGATGGTGGAGATTCAGCCTTTTGCGCGGTATCTCCACCCACACCTCCGCTGTCACCACCCCCAGTGCAGCCTCCCATTTCAGCACCTCTGAGCCAGGCGCCCCCCTCTGTCCCTGTGCCtgtcttttcctcctctctgAGTGACTTGGAGTTGGGTCCTCCTACAGCCATAACAAGGACAGCAGCAGCTAATACTACGACCATGACTACCTCCCCAGCTCCCACACCAACCACCCAACCCCTCCCGCCTACACCCACCAGCTCACCCAGAGACTGCAGGACTACGGGTGCTAAACCAGAGGCAGCTGCCGTTTTCCTAGTGGAAGGCCGCTGTGCTGAGCTCCGGCCAATGGACACACTCCCTGCAGTGCCCCCCGGTGGCCTGGTAGACGTTTCCTCCTCTCCTTCTTGTCCCCCGTCCTCTTCCTCGCCCTTTCTCTCAGACTTGGCGTTGGATGATGTCCTGTTCGCCGACATTGACACATCCATGTATGACTTTGACCCTTGCACGACAGCAGGGGGTGGGACAGCAAGCACCGGCGGCCTCGCCAAAGTGTCGCCAGTAGTGACGCCGGACGACCTACTCAAATCGCTGGGGGCACCGTACAGCGGCCCCGCCCCCCAGGTTTCAGCCAATCAGCCTTTCAAAATTGATCTGACAGAACTGGACCACATCATGGAGGTGTTGGTGGGCTCCTGA